The DNA sequence GCTTTTGCGGAGGGGGTACACCCGGTCCCATGCCGAACCCGGCAGTTAAGCCCTCCAGCGCCGATGGTACTGCGATTCGCTTCGTGGGAGAGTAGGTCGCTGCCAAGAGTCTTTTCTCTTTTTATGCATGGGCCGGTAGCTCAGGCGGCTAGAGCACTCGGCTGATAACCGAGAGGTCAGTGGTTCGAGTCCACTTCGGCCCACCATGTGATATAAAATCTCCACCTTCTTAAGAAGGTGGAGATTTTTTTCTATGCTCCTATTTTTTTAGAAGAATATATGGGCGAAAATACACACTATAGGGAGAGTTATGATCGTTCTCTCTATGAATATGATAAACAGGTCCTTCAGATCCACCGGTATGTCGGATCCCAATATAACAGCTCCCGTCTCGGACATATATATAAGCTGAGTAACCGATACCGCTCCGATGATGAACTTGGTCATGGGAGATGTTATTGTTTGGGCCATCAAGGAGGGGACCACCATGTCGGCAAAACCTACCACAAGGGTATGACTGGCTGCTGCGGCCTCCGGAATATTGAGCGCGTTAAGGAGCGGCATGAAGGGCATTCCCAGCCATTGGAATAACGGGGTGGACTCAGAGATCACCAAAGCGAGGGTACCGAAAGCCATTATTATGGGTAGAACTCCCAGCCATAGGTCTAAGACCGTTTTTGCCCCGTTTTTCAGGAGGTTCCCCACATTTCCGCTGTTGGATGCTTTCTCCATCGCCAGAGTGAGCCCCCACTGATTTCTGGACATCCCCTCGGGAATGACATCCCCCGTCTCTTTCTTTACTCCGTGGAGGTATTCGTCCTTTTTCAATGAAAGGGGAGGAATTCTGGGAACTATCAGGGCTGCCGCTATTCCTGATACGGTCACTGCCAGATAATATT is a window from the Dethiosulfovibrio russensis genome containing:
- a CDS encoding YjiH family protein, giving the protein MLIFITISTITTVLFKLSRPKAIDKNDYWKKIFDVSWFWTSARILGMIIAYMVYFNLGPEIVWSDYTGGLILFDLICGLFTIFLIAGFILPLLTDFGLLEYIGVYLTAFMRPLFGLPGRSAIDCIASWVGDGTIGVALTNKQYTEGYYTAKEAAVIGTTFSAVSITFCLVVLENIGMLDYFGQYYLAVTVSGIAAALIVPRIPPLSLKKDEYLHGVKKETGDVIPEGMSRNQWGLTLAMEKASNSGNVGNLLKNGAKTVLDLWLGVLPIIMAFGTLALVISESTPLFQWLGMPFMPLLNALNIPEAAAASHTLVVGFADMVVPSLMAQTITSPMTKFIIGAVSVTQLIYMSETGAVILGSDIPVDLKDLFIIFIERTIITLPIVCIFAHIFF